A part of Capsicum annuum cultivar UCD-10X-F1 chromosome 6, UCD10Xv1.1, whole genome shotgun sequence genomic DNA contains:
- the LOC107875946 gene encoding uncharacterized protein LOC107875946 produces MTLLELITKPSTENSPTTSDVGNYSIVLNSEALLHQLKLEKDQNDDVSLLQRGTGWKLLSTDVEVIELGQNFIKNLKKKMKNPNTFNKDEFFELFGSYLNEIWEKLWGAVLGDGLDEGNIVKMIEKLGNYMGRDVKGLVMEACVVLETWEVLGSLIVNGLVEHSGLSSLINNLIEKKQSWLVVLCVKHVIDIQTYDMMCVLKYFLSIPRDEDDGSLVNVRKEWESQAMSAIEKAMDLSLGPIRMEIARDASLLLMLAHDGFSVYEMCLHYLLASRNVDEVILGACISKLSGSEIMILIRYLKKWLNKYERFPQVCPCPKAPFELGLKACEWVPSLEDVVKCLGLVVDEHFLSLVLHQEFHEELKSLNEVVNSLTGEAKVCGILSNLTETLKSRHRG; encoded by the exons ATGACTTTGCTGGAACTTATCACTAAACCTTCGACTGAAAATTCTCCGACAACTTCCGATGTAGGAAATTACTCTATTGTCCTCAACTCCGAAGCACTTCTTCATCAACTCAAACTGGAAAAGGACCAAAACGACGACGTTTCGTTACTCCAGCGCGGAACTGGATGGAAACTATTATCAACTGACGTTGAAGTAATCGAATTAGgtcaaaatttcatcaaaaatttgaagaagaaaatgaagaaccCGAACACTTTCAATAAAGATGAGTTCTTCGAGCTGTTTGGTTCTTATTTGAATGAAATTTGGGAGAAATTGTGGGGTGCAGTTCTTGGTGATGGTTTGGATGAGGGTAATATCGTAAAAATGATCGAAAAGTTGGGGAATTATATGGGTAGAGATGTTAAGGGTTTGGTTATGGAGGCTTGTGTTGTTTTGGAGACATGGGAGGTATTAGGGAGTTTGATTGTTAATGGTCTCGTTGAACATTCGGGTTTATCGagtttgataaataatttaattgagaaaaagcAATCTTGGTTGGTTGTTTTGTGTGTAAAACATGTTATAGATATTCAAACTTATGATATGATGTGTGTGTTGAAGTATTTTCTTTCGATTCCGAGGGATGAGGATGATGGTAGTTTGGTTAATGTGAGGAAGGAATGGGAGAGTCAAGCAATGTCTGCTATTGAGAAGGCGATGGATTTGAGCCTAGGTCCGATTAGGATGGAGATAGCTAGGGATGCTTCGTTGTTGCTTATGTTAGCTCATGATGGTTTTTCGGTTTATGAAATGTGTTTGCATTATTTGCTTGCGTCTAGGAATGTTGATGAGGTGATTTTGGGTGCTTGTATTAGTAAATTAAGTGGTTCGGAGATAATGATTTTGATTCGGTATTTGAAGAAGTGGTTGAATAAATATGAGAGGTTTCCTCAAGTGTGTCCCTGTCCAAAGGCACCATTTGAATTGGGGTTGAAGGCTTGTGAATGGGTTCCTTCACTCGAAGATGTAGTCAAGTGTCTTGGTTTGGTTGTTGATGAGCATTTCTTGTCGTTGGTTTTACATCAAGAGTTTCATGAGGAATTGAAATCTTTAAATGAAGTTGTGAATTCCTTAACTGGTGAAGCAAAAGTATGTGGCATCTTGTCAAATTTGACTGAGACATTGAAAAGCAGACACAGAG GATAG
- the LOC107875945 gene encoding pectate lyase-like translates to METLKNRLSFLVILAALAFSIEANIGDFDEVWQTRAMQAEKTAKDYYDPHPEIVADNLNEHVHESSEGRNSTRRDLHKYNGPCMATNPIDRCWRCDPHWAKRRQKLADCVLGFGHHTTGGKGGRIYVVTDPGDNDMVNPKPGTLRHAVIQPGTLWIIFARPMIIRLNQELIMTSDKTIDARGQQVHICNGAGLMLQYIHNVIIHGLRIHDIKAGNGGLIRDSINHYGYRSRSDGDGISIFGSTNIWIDHVSMSNCDDGLIDAVQASTAITISNCHFTHHNDVMLFGASGSYSQDSILQITLAFNHFGQGLIQRMPRVRWGFVHAVNNDYTHWQMYAIGGSQQPTILSQGNRFIAPPNRNAKEVTKRDYATESEWKNWVWRSQGDLMMNGAFFVESGNPNHKFTKSPDLIHPKPGSYAGRLTRFSGSLNCVEGKSC, encoded by the exons ATGGAAACTCTAAAAAATAGGTTGAGTTTTCTTGTAATTTTGGCTGCATTAGCTTTTAGCATAGAGGCAAATATTGGTGACTTTGATGAGGTGTGGCAAACTCGAGCCATGCAAGCAGAGAAAACTGCTAAAGATTACTATGATCCTCATCCTGAAATAGTTGCAGACAATCTCAATGAACATGTTCATGA gtCATCAGAAGGCAGGAATAGCACAAGAAGGGACTTGCACAAGTACAATGGTCCATGTATGGCTACTAATCCTATAGATCGTTGTTGGAGATGCGATCCACATTGGGCTAAAAGACGCCAGAAGCTAGCTGATTGTGTTCTTGGATTCGGGCACCATACAACTGGTGGCAAAGGTGGCAGAATCTACGTAGTAACTGACCCTGGGGACAACGATATGGTGAATCCTAAGCCAGGGACACTGCGCCATGCAGTGATTCAGCCAGGGACATTATGGATCATATTTGCACGTCCTATGATCATTAGGCTTAACCAGGAACTTATCATGACCAGCGACAAGACAATTGATGCCAGAGGGCAGCAAGTGCATATCTGCAACGGTGCTGGTTTGATGTTACAGTACATACACAATGTGATCATTCATGGTCTTCGTATCCATGATATAAAGGCTGGTAATGGCGGTTTGATTAGAGACTCAATCAATCATTATGGTTATCGATCAAGAAGTGATGGTGATGGTATTTCTATCTTTGGATCAACAAACATTTGGATTGATCATGTTTCCATGTCTAATTGTGATGATGGACTCATTGATGCAGTGCAGGCTTCAACTGCTATTACCATTTCCAACTGTCATTTCACCCACCATAATGAC GTTATGTTGTTTGGAGCAAGTGGCAGCTACTCACAGGACTCAATTCTACAAATAACACTTGCTTTTAATCACTTTGGACAAGGGCTGATCCAGAGGATGCCAAGAGTGAGATGGGGATTTGTTCATGCTGTCAACAATGACTACACTCATTGGCAAATGTATGCCATTGGTGGAAGTCAACAACCTACCATCCTCAGCCAGGGCAACCGTTTCATCGCCCCGCCTAACCGTAACGCCAAAGAG GTGACCAAAAGGGATTATGCAACTGAGAGTGAATGGAAGAATTGGGTGTGGAGATCACAGGGAGATCTGATGATGAACGGCGCTTTCTTTGTCGAATCTGGAAATCCCAatcataaattcacaaaaagtCCTGACTTGATCCACCCCAAGCCGGGATCATACGCAGGCAGGTTAACAAGATTTTCAGGCTCTTTGAACTGCGTTGAAGGGAAGTCTTGTTAG